The genomic window TTCATAGTTTGTGTCTGTAAGATCTCTGAGATGTAAGTAATGCTGTtggtggtctctctctctgcagagaggaTTGTTTCAGTGCAGGTAACCTCCCAGGTGAATAACAGCACAGACGGCAGCAGCTGTCACGTGACCCTGAGTTGCAGTGTGATTGGAGGCAGCCAGGTGGTGCTGTCCTGGAGCAGAAATGGAGAGAACATTGCTGGAGCGGAGAGCAGAGCTACGCTGAGTGTATCCCCCACCCGTGTAGAAGAGAACTACACCTGTACAGCCATTAACCCCATCAGCTCACTAAGCAACACAACCAGGCCCTGCCAAACGCCAGGTCAGTCTCTGATTAGCTCAGAGCGCTATTAGCATATAATCAGCAGAAAACACATAAACCGACTCTTATTTACACTCTAGCTAGACCATGATgatgctcctgctgctgctacattggattttttgttgttatagGGACATGATTCACATTACAACTGAAATGActacaactaaaataaaacaataactgcTAATAGCACTTAAATAGAAATATGTACAGTCAGatcaagtgtgtgagtgtgagtgtgtgtgtatgcgcatgtgtgtgcgcctgtgcagTTGTGTAACAATCGCTGTCTCTGTAGGGTCCTGTGTGATGTTCTTTATTTCCTGTAGGTCTATATTCTCCTGGCCTCTCGCTGTGTGCGTTAAAGTCAGTGCTGTTCTCCCTGGgtctggttgccatggtttcgGCTGTCATCGCAGTTAATGTCAGAGAgaggtgctgcaggtcagtcatgGTCATTCCTGTGTTTACATCTCTTATCAGCTGTTACGGCCGGCTCGACTGGCCGCAACAAACCAAGTCCAGATGcaccaaaaacagacagaaactgatctaaaaacaaacccagacatttattaatctaaattacAAACTAAGGCACAAAcgaaaacacacaaagttcacAGAACCAAAGATCTCCACACAAACTACAAGCCCCAATAGAAAAactcccctgcctcatactactgggcttatattgggccacaggcaggtggaggcaatcaggcaattaggtaattaagcaactacctccacctgcactacccaggcaagcagaggcaggggacgtaacatCAGCACTGAGTGTGaatctgacacacacagtgacctcTTAAAAAagcatccaaacacacacacactctaccccatactcacacacactaccacacactcacaccctccaccacacactcacacactccacctcacactcacacactctacccctcactcacacactccatcacacactcacaccctccaccacacactcacacactgtaccccatactcacacactgtaccccatactcacacactccatcacacactcacacactctaccccgtactcacacactctaccgcacactcacaccctccaccacactcacacactgtaccccatactcacacactccatcacacactcacacactctaccccgtactcacacactctaccgcacactcacaccctccaccacactcacacactgtaccccatactcacacactccatcacacactcacacactctaccacacactctaATGCATGCTGTATTGCTTCATGTGAATTCTGGATGCAGTTCTGGAGTTtaagttatttatttctgttgttgtttttcagagatCAATGGGGACGAATCTGTCAGAGTGATGGAGAAAATTCCTACCtgaaatagctgtgtgtgtgtgtgtgtgtgtgtgtgtgtgtgtgcacgtgtgtgtgtgtatgtgtgtgcatgtgtgtgtctgtgtgtatgtgtgtgagtgtgtgtgtgtgtgtgtacgtgtgtgtgtgtgtatgtgtgtgcatgtgtgcgagtgtgagtgtgtgtgtgtgtgtgtgtgtgtatgtgtgtgcatgtgtgcatgtgtgtgagtgtgtgtgtgtgtgtgtacgtgtgtgcatgtgtgcgagtgtgagtgtgtgtgtgtgcatgcgcgtgtatgtgtgcgtgtaagtgtaaGTGTGAGTTTGAGCGTGACTCATGATTATGTAAAACAAGTAATCCTAGCAATGCAGTGCAgtacataataaaatgtttcatatccGTTATCCAGATGACTATGTTTGACATTACATCCTCCTTTACAAAGGAACCCTAATTACAATGATCCCAGTACTTGCAAAGCATTTCAACCAGATGAgttttatgcacacacacacacgcgcgcacacacacacacgcgcacacacactacaccacGGTCCCAACCCATTGTTGGGAGGGataacacaagcacacattcaaATTAGGGGTGAACTGAAAAGGTTGTGCAAGTGTAGCTGCGGATAATTGCAA from Anguilla anguilla isolate fAngAng1 chromosome 8, fAngAng1.pri, whole genome shotgun sequence includes these protein-coding regions:
- the LOC118232806 gene encoding SLAM family member 5-like isoform X1 is translated as MSSAVLTALLVLPVFSVYGTSLVLNGAVGESIVLPTDEEGPIKGPGLMAWKKNNIDVIRLLSKQGSSSFETLETNAAFKGRLIVNYETGALNISSLREEDSGEYVFEGIGQSGTLGPKTIQLHIYERIVSVQVTSQVNNSTDGSSCHVTLSCSVIGGSQVVLSWSRNGENIAGAESRATLSVSPTRVEENYTCTAINPISSLSNTTRPCQTPGLYSPGLSLCALKSVLFSLGLVAMVSAVIAVNVRERCCRDQWGRICQSDGENSYLK
- the LOC118232806 gene encoding SLAM family member 5-like isoform X2, coding for MSSAVLTALLVLPVFSVYGTSLVLNGAVGESIVLPTDEEGPIKGPGLMAWKKNNIDVIRLLSKQGSSSFETLETNAAFKGRLIVNYETGALNISSLREEDSGEYVFEGIGQSGTLGPKTIQLHIYERIVSVQVTSQVNNSTDGSSCHVTLSCSVIGGSQVVLSWSRNGENIAGAESRATLSVSPTRVEENYTCTAINPISSLSNTTRPCQTGLYSPGLSLCALKSVLFSLGLVAMVSAVIAVNVRERCCRDQWGRICQSDGENSYLK